Part of the Notamacropus eugenii isolate mMacEug1 chromosome 5, mMacEug1.pri_v2, whole genome shotgun sequence genome is shown below.
ATCTGAGCAAGGAAAGATGATTTCTGACTGGGCAGAATGTCAAGGGGGACAGGACCTCAGAGACCCACACCTAAACAAGACTCCTGTCTTCTACAGCTTCTTTgataagtggtcatctagccttcaTTTAATGGCCTTTATTGAGGGGAAGCCCACTACCCCCATGAGGCCAGTCTTATCATTTTGGGACACTTTTGATTGTTAAGAAATTTTTTCTTACCTTGAAGCTGAATTTGATTCTCTTGATCTCCCACTCAGTGATTATAGTTCTCTAAACAGCATGAGTGTAATAGTCTCTGTTTCATGAGATAGAGCTTCAAGTACTGAAGACAACTATCACATCCTCTcctaaattctcttttctctagggcTGAGTCCTCATATGGCATGGTCTCAAGGCCTTTCGCCATCCATGTAGCCTTCCTCTGGACTCTCTCCAACTTAGTCTCTTCTTGAaaatgtggttcccagatcctgaaaatatggtgcccagaactgaaaagaCATGTGACCTAATCAGGGCAGAATACAATGATGCTCTCACCTTCATAGTTCTGGATACCATACCTCCCATAATGTAGCCTAAAATTACCCTTTGAGGGCAGCCGTGTTGGATTCCTCACTTACTCCCAGATTCCAGATaaactgttcagtcattcctccatCTTTTCCTTAGGTAATTGATTTTTTGAGTCCAGCTATAGGACTCTACACTTATCCTTGTAATACACCATGTTCTGTTCAATCTGTCATTGTTGCCTGTTGAAATAGTCTGAGATCTTGAATATGTCATCCAATGTTCTGGCTATCTCTCTCAGCTTTGGGATATCTGCAAATTTTATAAGCATACCATCTATGCCataatcaataaaaatgttaacaTAGGACCAAGCACAGACCTTGGGATAGTTGCCTTCCTCCAGTTGGCAGCTGTCCATTTATAATTATTCCTTAAATCTAGTCAATTAGTTATTAAACTCACCTAACAGAATTATCACCTAGGCCACTTATGTACAAGAATTTTGTCAAAGtcaggtaggaaggaaggaagggaggaagggaggaagggaaagagaaagaaaaatgaaatggagagatAAATCTAGAATGACCTGTTTTTGATGAAGTCATACTGACTCTTCCCTCAAGTGTTCCTTAATGATGTGTTCTAGACTTTTTCCAAAAATCAAAGCCAAGTTCACTTATCCAGTTCTAGTGACTCAAACTTTGGGAAGCCCTTTGCCCTGGGAAGGCAACAGACTTCTGTAACTAACTTGAAGTAGGCACATTCCTCCTCCACATGGAGACCCCAATCACCTTTactcattttcatcttcttttaatGCAAGGATTCATAACATTTTTTGTTGTCATGAACCCTTTTGGCAAATTGGGAACTCtttgggccccttctcagaataacaacatttttaaatgcataaaataaaatatataagattacaaaggaatccaattatgttgaaatacaactatcaaaatatttttaaaacaagttcataggCCCCCAGATTAAAAATCCATGGtataaaatttggaattattcaaacaaagtgactaaaatgttcatgcCTTTTGACCTAGAGATACCATTTCTATGCATATACCTCAGCAGAGACATTGGTAAAAAGAAAGTCCCCATGCctattgtatttattatttattgtagCCATttgtgtggtagcaaagaacaggaaacaaagtagatgtccattaactggagaatgactaaatatgttgtggtacataaatgtaatagaatattaccattctgtaagaaacaatgacatgatgaatacagaaaagcatggaaagacttagatgaactgatgcagagtgaagtaagcagagccaaggaaACAACATACATTTAAcgtaaatagaaaagaataaccaccacaaaataattgaaataataataataactagcacttatCTAACACTTTaccatttgcaaagcactttacatgttatcaaatttgatcctcacagcaatcttaggagagaggtgctattatttgcCCCCAGTGGCAGCTGGTGGCACATTGGAAAGAGCCCTAGGCTTCACATCaagaagacaggagttcaaatccagcctcagaggcttactggctgtgtgactgagcaagtcacttaatttacatttaccttaattttctcaactataaaatgggatagtAACAATAGCAAccacctcacaaggttattgtgagaatgaaatgaaatattattggcaaaaagcccttagcacaatgtCAGGCATATAAATAGGCACAAtgtaaattcttattcccttcccttttccctccacattttacatatggggaaggTGAGGCaaagggagattaaatgacttagggTGATATAGCTTCTAaatttctgaggtgagatttgaactcaggtcttcctgacttcaaattctgtgctctatccactgaaagACTCGTTCCCCTCAAAAGATAGGAGAAAACACATTACCTCCCTTCTTTTGCGGAGatgggaggtccacaggtgtgAAGctgcatatattttcatattttttctatgtattgattcattttgtgaattttcctgttttttcttaaaaaacttttttttacgGTTTTtctgggaggaagggggaaatccTGGAAGAAATGtcagtgatgtaaaaacaaatgatatcCCCTCCTCTTTGGTGCCACCATTGTATGCAGAATTACATCCTCACTCCTTGGTTCACCAGTGGCTTCTTCCTCTTCAGAGGGTCCAGGTCCACCCTCAATGCAGAAAGCTTCCTACCTATTACTTAAGCCCAAGTATTCAGTGGTCCCtgttgttccctccctcccttgtcaCATTCCCTCACCTTCTAACCTATTGACAGGTTAGgatttctctctgcctcatcataccctttttcattttgcttctaccttgaagttcttccatttcttaacgctttcccaatttatcctgtctatatctttctTGTTAGTACTTGTTGGCAAGTTGTCcctcccattagaacataaactgagagcaaggactggtttttgcctttctctttgtcAGCAGCACtaaatacagtgcctggcacatagtagacacttaatacatgcttttgacttgacttgactggaagtgtttctctTATGAACTCTTCTTAGGAGGAAGACAAACCTGCCCTTCAGGTATGCATTGCACTTACCTCAGCCCTGGTAGAAAGATAAATATGGTGCCCTGTATCCAGCTCATCACAGAATCCTCCCTGCTCTCCATCCTTTTTGGAAGTAAGATCCTCAGGGTTCTGTTATTCCTCCTGGTAGCTCTATGGCAAATTCTCTGTTTAAAAGCCTCATCATAGAGGTAGCTTTGGGCAGATAGGTACTTTAGACCCACAGCCTGTTCATCCTGTTATAGCAATGAATAGCATGAATGTCTTACATCTCTTCAGCTTGTTAGTTTACCTTTATCCAGGACCAAAATCTCCCAATAAACATAGTAACCAGTCACAAAAGAACTGTCTTTTTAGAGTTGCTTAATCAAACTCTTCCTAGATCCTGGATTCTCTGTTCTCTAGGTATTAGTAGTGAAGTACCCAGAAAATGAGGCAACCAAATGCAAAGTAAAGTCACAGGTTTAGATAGTCCAAAAATTAAACCATTAGATCCCATACAATCaataatttgctccattttgagtctgaatgaagatcaaagcatacaattcTTCACTGttttttgtgggattttttttcttgttctctgttttctttcacaacatgacatgACATTTcacaatatggaaatatattttgcatgattgctcatgcataacctatatcaaatttcttgccttctcatggaggagagagagaaaagagagaatttggaactcacataaaaataatgtttaaattgttttaacatgcaattgagaaaaataaaatattattcaaaaaataaaagttcagttAAGTAAAAAAATAGTAGTTTATTCCATTTTGAATGGTGGATCATTACAATATTGAATATATAAAATCCACTTATATCTCTGCAAGTCAGtcttttgcatttgattttgggggcatttttctcAATCCTGGGCCCTAGAGCTAGTGTACTGGGGATGGAATCTATATTTTTGGTTCTTCAGTTGTAGCATGATTTCATGGACGAGGTCATGTCCTTCATTGTTACACGGTATGTATTATTCATTCATGTTGTCCCATCTTCTGAAATTTTTGACAATGTGTTTCCATAAATATTCCATGGAGGATATACTCATCACCCTGAAGGCTTTCTTTTTAAATGCTTTCTGCATGTCAGGGCAACATCAGATCTATTGATTCTTTATTCTTAATACTTGGCCAGCCTACTTCCCTTTCTAGTTGTAAATGCTTCTGATGCTTTTTACATCACTTCTTAGACACAAATCATCATTGATTAAAAGCAACAACACTGCACTCTGCTTAACTTTCAGTGCCTGTTAGAAGATGCatgtctacatacatacatacatacgtatacatatatatcatggGCAGCTATGGATAGTGTCACTTAGGAGGttcagtgagttcaaatccagcctcaaacacttgctagccaTGTGATCCAGGGCATAGTGTTTaatctcttttcctcagtttcccttgtctgtaaaatggggataataatagcacctacctttcagggttgctatgaggaccAATGGGAttataattgtgaagtgcttagcacagtgcctggcacatagcaagcattatatagatattatttatacatatgtatgaaatATGCACACGTGTacattatatgtacatgttgttgttcactccatcagtcttgtccaactctacATGTAACCCCGTGGATTTTTGTCCATGAGGTttttttgggaaagatactggagtggtctgcccttttcttctccagcatgttcccattttacagatgagaaactgaggcaaataggggtcaagtgatttgcttcaggttacacagccagtaagtgtctgaggccagattttaattcacatcttcctaactccaggcccagtgctctatcctctgcaccacctagctgtcccaatacACACGTATATACTCATGTGTGTAAATAATATTAAgcatgtgttcgtcctttgttgccgaagaaggccacgccatcagggaaatgaagacatgacttgtacttgactttgttttgagtgagggagggctgtgcaggtcactagcctcacttctcctccagagccatctgaatccagtgaccagatattcatcaggatgactggagatgacccaggatgaggcaagttggggttacgtgacttgcccaaggtcacacagctagtgagtgtcaagtgtctgaggtgagatttgaacttaggtcctcctgacttctgcactggtgctctatccactgcaccacctagctgcttctttgtatgttatatatatacatatatatataattatatcatatacctgtatatatacatggatatatatatatatatggatatatacacatttatatctgTATCTGTTTATTCTGGACTTCTGCGTGCATCATCTGTGGACTcagcaaaacaaaaaatactgTTTTCACTCCTACCCTTTAATATACAGTACAATATAGATATAGGAAAACCAGCACAAATGGATAGCTAGTGCCAGCCTGAATAGCTCTCAGCCTCTCTTCCTCATTATTTCTGGACTCTTGTGAGTCCCTTCTCAGCACGATATCttcatgttttatttcattaagtatttactCCTATTTATTGGTTGTCTTCTCCCTGAGGGCAGCCTTTTCATTAGAAACGTTCTTTGCCCTTGACATCTAGGGAATAGTTCCACTGTCCATTATGAGAACTCAAGTCTTGCTATACAGATGAGATATGTAGCTAATTTGGGGCTACTCATGCTTTTTCTAAATAGGAATAGAACAGCTTTAAGGGGTAGAAGGATTACATTACCAGTATGTTGCCATCAGACTACCTCTAAGAAGATTTTATGATCTTATTATATGTTCAAGGAGAAATCGTTCTGAGCGTAGGTCTTAATGGATACAGACCCACATTCCCTGCAGCATCAATATAAGTGATACTCCAGGCCACAGCTATTGTTAATGAGTTCTCTGTATTGTTGGCAGGGCTGAGATGCCCTCTTTGTCTGCTGTTGCTACGTTGCGTTGTCCAGGCTTATTGATAGTCCTTAACTCCTCCTCTACACCCCACCATATTTTTCTGTGAATATAATCTCCCCTCCATTGAGCGGGAATTATTATCAAACACAAGTATTTGCCTATGATTTCCCATCTCTAAATTCTGCTTGTAAATTTCTCATTGAATCAATTACTGAGGCAAAGAATTTAAACACGTTAAAGACATGTATTGAAGGCTATGCTGGTTTTTAAAGCTTTTGCTCAgattgtcctttttaaaaaaggcacACTGTCTCATGAATTCGTTTAGAATTCCATTGTAGACTGCAatttattttgggggaggggaggaaggggaagggaaggaggaaaatccAGTGTATGTAAAATGATTTTGGAAAAGGCTAAGCACCATACAAATGTAAAGTATGAGCGTGAGTGAGCTTCCTAATTCTGAAAAGTGTTCTGGTTTTAGCTCATGAGTTTAGACACTTTCCTTCAAAACATTCTAAAGAGGATAGAGGGATAATTGCTGGAATATCTCCCTGAGAGAAGAAGGTCTTTTGAGCTGATGGTGACAGAATTAATCACATGCTAAGTAAGGAATCATTCATCATTTTAGGGAAAGAGTATGGCAAAGCGGATGCAAGATGGCTTCATTCGGATCCCACCATTGTATCCCTGGAGATGCTGACTGTTGTTCTGGATGGATCGCTAGCCTTGCTCCTTATTTATGCCATATTAAAAGACAAGTACTATCGGTAAGTGCTGGTAGCCAGTCCTTATCAAAATCAAGTGTCTGCTAATGAAACCCAGGTGAGCTGGCTAAAATAAGTAGCTAGAAGGAAAATAGCACATGAAAAAAACTATGCAATCTTAGATACGTGACGTTGTGGTCATCATGATAATTTCAAGCTGTTTAAAATCGAGACTGAGAGAAATGTGATCCCAGGTGGCAATCTAATTGTGGGCTTTGGGGATTATACACAAGAGAGCAGGAGGCTGCATCATTTTCCAGCCAATATTTTAAAGCAAATAGGAGGCATTTCTGCTGAATTCTCTCCAATGTTTGCAGCACAACCCCATTCTGCCTAGCACGAAAGTAAATTATACTTACGCCATTCATTCTAAGTTTGATGTGCAACATAAAACGAACAATGATTCCGAAAAGCGTTGGATGGTTTTTtggttttagctttttttttcttttttaaactagcCTAAGATGTTGTCTTTCAGGAGTCAATGGATACATTATTAATAACAGTCACAAACCAAAATCTGATATGCATTGTACTATGGTAAAGAGCAGAGAAGCTTTTATTggcattttttattttcctttagtcTCCTTTTACTCCTCCTCAAAACAAAGTAGATGAGAGTGCATCAAGAACTGCCTTGTGGATTACTCTCAAGATTGATGCTAAATGAAAAGCAATGTGATCACTTGTTTCATATACTTTaataagctttaatagcttaaaattttaCTAAGATTTTTAGAATGCCCCATATATTAGAATTCTGTACAAGGCCTTGCATattatcatttaataaatgtttgtttcacttgtcatgtttgttaaatttggtttggttttacCCCAGTTCTtactgaagaattaaaatattaaacttATTCATCCAGCAGATAGATTTGTGGCAATAAATCGGTACCAAAGAGTTTGCCCCAGGTTCCATGTTTCTTAGCTCtagatctttttcttccttttgttcctagttctttccttccacccttccttctttccatcctttcttccatttttccttctttctttccatccttctacttttctgtcttttcttccttccttttgtccttccttcctttcattcattcattcatttagatgTTTGTCCAACTAGAACTAATAGGTAACCATTTCTCTTCTAGATCAGTTGTGTTCTTGCTGTCTACCTAAGGGCAGACCTGGTTGCCTTTATCAAAATGTTCTCTCTAGAAATCACAAAAGCCATTAATGATGACATCTGTTTTGCCCATGCTACCAGTATACAAAAGGACTAGTCTTagagttgtttgttttcttttgtttgtaatGAGAAACTTTGATGGGATGGTTATTGATGAAGAATATTGTCTCAAGATAGAGGTGGAATGGTGCTCCAAGGTACCTCTCATTCCTCTGTCCTATCTCTTCAACAGGCATTTCATTCAGattaccctgtgtgtatgtgaACTGTATGGTGGGTGGATGACCTTCTGTCCAGACTGGCTTATTGGAAGCCCCAACCTCAACACCAGTAATTGGCTTTATCTTTGGGTCTACCTGGTATTTTTTAATGGTGTGTGGGTATTGATTCCAGGACTACTACTGTGGCAGTCGTGGATAGGACTCAAGAAAATGCATCAGAAGGAAATGAAGCCAGGAAAAAAGTTCAGATGAATTTTCAAAATCACAACTGTGTTCTTTGTTTATAAGTTACTATGGTTTTTAACTTACTGTTGTATGGCAAAAATGTAATAACCAATCCTTTCAAGTTATTTTTCttccagttatttttttctaaattgatttgttttccttaagAGTAAAGTGCAGAGGAGTCAAGGGTTCAGGATTTTCAAACTTGTGCCAGTAATAAAGTTCATAAAATAATTGTTCAGTTGTACTACATTAATAAACATGATGATTTGTTATAGAGTCTCATATACTGTGTTGTTTTAATCCTTTGtttgaaaggttaaaaaaaaagctaaagaaagCCTCATTATCTTCCCAAGAATTATGTGAGTACCACAGTGCACATCAAAAGGGTATccaattttttaattttgcttttataCTTTCTGTCTTGTAGGCATCTGAGAGAAAGTTGATGGTAGGTCAGGAGAGGGGACAGCTGTTCTGGCCCATGACCATGTGGATACATCAACTTGGGGTACAAGGATAGGGATAGATTATATGAAactgtcatttttaaaaggaaggaagaaaataagcatttattacctactgtgtgccaggtactgagctaatcacattacaaatatgatctcagttGATCAtctcaataaccctgtgagataggtgctaatatatcgaagaaactgagattatgtgacttgtccagctggtaagtgtcagaatttgaattcaggtcttccctaccataggcccagcactctatccaccgtgccacttGGCTGCCTCTGAGAAGCATACCaaaaaagtcaaagttttagTCAAGTAAGTTAAACCAGAATCAACTTGACAGCATTCCCCTATTGATCTAGTATCGAGTTGAATTCTCCTGGCTTTCCACTTATCCCCTGGGATTTTGTTGTTTTAGATTATCTGAAACCCAGATTCTCTACCTGGCCTTTGAATTATGCTAATTTAATTTCCATTTGGATTCAGACCTTTCCCCAGGAGTGACTCGCCACctacccacccatccacccatagCACTCCTGATTGCCCTAATCACCAGCATGATATCAGGGAACTGTGGTGGTTCTCAGAGTAATCTGACATCTCACAATTTTATAgagcatacatgcatacatacacatgcacacacatacatgtacatattgtcatgtgcatgtatgtgtgcatgtgcatgtatacgtgtgtgtgtgtgtgtaactgagTCTTATTTGTTCATATAGTTGGAGGATAAactgatcacctgaaatctcatcacctCAGGTTTTGATACCCAACACCTTCTCAACTTACCTTCCACTGCCTCTTCCCTTTGATTGGAGGGCTAGAAGGACAGAGTATTTAACTTCTCCCAAAACGTCCCTTTGGAGAGCCTTCACAACCTTCCTAGCAGCTCCATTTTCCATTcatcagcagctctgcttggtttcaactctaTGGGAATGCCATGCCCTCATCAGGTACTCCTTAATGGcaccctcccctcctttccagcTTCTTTTCATCTGTTGTTTTTAGCTCCTTTAAGGGTAGggattctatctt
Proteins encoded:
- the EBPL gene encoding emopamil-binding protein-like isoform X2, producing the protein MAVWPAELGSPAAAGSLLLCAAQLAAGYALGSRLGRAASWADRWALVWLCYDALVHFTLEGPFVYLSLVGSVADSDDLIASLWKEYGKADARWLHSDPTIVSLEMLTVVLDGSLALLLIYAILKDKYYRTTTVAVVDRTQENASEGNEARKKVQMNFQNHNCVLCL
- the EBPL gene encoding emopamil-binding protein-like isoform X1 yields the protein MAVWPAELGSPAAAGSLLLCAAQLAAGYALGSRLGRAASWADRWALVWLCYDALVHFTLEGPFVYLSLVGSVADSDDLIASLWKEYGKADARWLHSDPTIVSLEMLTVVLDGSLALLLIYAILKDKYYRHFIQITLCVCELYGGWMTFCPDWLIGSPNLNTSNWLYLWVYLVFFNGVWVLIPGLLLWQSWIGLKKMHQKEMKPGKKFR